The Balearica regulorum gibbericeps isolate bBalReg1 chromosome 22, bBalReg1.pri, whole genome shotgun sequence genome includes a region encoding these proteins:
- the TAF12 gene encoding LOW QUALITY PROTEIN: transcription initiation factor TFIID subunit 12 (The sequence of the model RefSeq protein was modified relative to this genomic sequence to represent the inferred CDS: inserted 1 base in 1 codon) — protein sequence MQIARGMLGRFPAAPSPRSGGSFRGRCGAHAQPGSLPIGGAXKRFRVAAGGAPGRARGVRRRERSRRRCLGPPAGHGELIGLGPHNPKKKQDLDKLYDLKAKAQQIMNQFGPSTLINLSNFSSIKPEPASTPPQSSMANSTAVAKMPGTPSGGGRLSPESNQVLTKKKLQDLVREVDPNEQLDEDVEEMLLQIADDFIESVVTAACQLARHRKSNTLEVKDVQLHLERQWNMWIPGFGSEEIRPYKKACTTEAHKQRMALIRKTTKK from the exons ATGCAAATCGCGCGGGGCATGCTGGGACGTTTTCCCGCCGCTCCTTCACCGAGGAGCGGGGGCTCCTTTCGCGGGCGGTGCGGCGCGCATGCGCAGCCAGGCTCCCTTCCGATTGGCGGCG GGAAGCGCTTCCGGGTGGCGGCGGGCGGTGCCCCCGGAAGGGCTCGGGGTGTGCGGCGGAGGGAGCGCAGCCGGCGGCGGTGCCTCGGTCCGCCCGCGGGTCATGGGGAG ttgATTGGTTTGGGTCCCCACAACCCCAAGAAGAAGCAGGACCTAGATAAGCTTTATGATCTAAAAGCTAAAGCCCAACAGATTATGAACCAGTTTGGCCCATCTACCTTGATCAACCTCTCCAACTTCTCCTCGATAAAGCCAGAACCAGCCAGCACTCCACCGCAGAGCTCCATGGCCAACAGCACCGCGGTGGCAAAGATGCCTGGGACGCCCAGCGGAGGAGGACGGCTCAGTCCTGAAAGCAACCAG GTTTTAACCAAGAAGAAATTGCAGGACCTGGTGCGTGAGGTGGATCCGAACGAGCAGCTGGATGAAGACGTGGAGGAA atgctgctgcagattGCCGATGATTTCATAGAGAGCGTGGTGACGGCTGCCTGTCAGCTTGCACGGCATCGCAAGTCAAACACCCTGGAAGTGAAAGACGTCCAGTTGCATCTCG AGCGTCAGTGGAACATGTGGATCCCGGGCTTTGGTTCTGAAGAAATCAGGCCCTACAAAAAAGCCTGCACTACAGAAGCTCACAAACAG AGAATGGCACTGATTCGCAAAACTACCAAGAAATAG